Proteins encoded together in one Columba livia isolate bColLiv1 breed racing homer chromosome 3, bColLiv1.pat.W.v2, whole genome shotgun sequence window:
- the LOC110356084 gene encoding uncharacterized protein LOC110356084: MSLLHHKHGPYFTWFQGGSGVTLTAREPVGKRASEMGKCVENTSEMEGEAKAQRPQRRFWSCVRSMGEWLLTFIVILPVAALCNILLPCILFGILGVDTYKARWANTTKVKGTCVSKSPQSSSGTDPMGEQPCPIAACADSSSKLPSNRHSIGNTEELARSLMQSLDMTEVCLSLLEKLRIRSRDGESHVPPEDRMSKYPVCLECRRCVTSSCPHCSEPEEQQDLPVLVVVLQKMGLVSYIGGLEPELDVKMRLIFALIISGEPVYTWEKIQMLPERAPETSCKDCDGSLPTSLWGSECSKAPQSILRAQGTPEGQTGLAEKDTWAAPDLQPAGQGEFLPSAVSVYPWPPWAQAPSPAALKRLRGAGLEPLPPVRFKVLGRGLSLQQSIQHSWATVMRSLGAALGCLCTTGSSEPTDTVEQDQMVHLDLQRRADVPLHTTEEVV; encoded by the exons ATGTCACTGTTGCATCACAAACATGGCCCTTATTTCACTTGGTTTCAGGGAGGCTCAGGTGTCACTTTGACTGCGCGCGAGCCAGTGGGCAAGCGAGCAAGCGAGATGGGCAAGTGTGTGGAAAACACATCAGAGATGGAAGGAGAAGCAAAGGCGCAG AGACCCCAGAGGAGATTCTGGAGCTGTGTCAGGAGCATGGGGGAATGGTTGCTGACCTTCATCGTAATCCTGCCTGTTGCCGCCCTCTGCAATATCCTGCTGCCCTGCATCTTGTTCGGCATCCTGGGTGTGGACACCTACAAGGCCCGATGGGCCAACACCACCAAGGTGAAG GGCACCTGTGTGAGCAAGAGCCCGCAGAGCAGCAGCGGGACGGACCCCATGGGGGAGCAGCCCTGTCCCATAGCCGCCTGTGCTGACAGCAGCTCCAAGCTCCCCAGCAACCGGCACTCCATCGGCAACACGGAGGAGCTCGCCAGATCCCTGATGCAGTCCCTGGACATGACTGAAGTCTGCCTTAGcctgctggagaagctgaggaTAAGATCTCGGGATGGCGAGTCTCATGTCCCACCTGAAGACAGGATGAGCAAATATCCCGTATGCCTGGAGTGCCGTCGATGTGTCACCAGCAGCTGCCCGCACTGCAGCGAGCCTGAGGAACAACAGGACCTGCCCGTGCTGGTTGTTGTTCTCCAAAAAATGGGCCTGGTGTCTTACATTGGTGGCCTGGAGCCAGAACTGGATGTGAAAATGAGGCTGATCTTTGCACTCATCATCAGTGGAGAGCCGGTCTACACATGGGAGAAAATACAGATGCTCCCAGAAAGAGCCCCCGAGACGAGCTGCAAGGACTGTGACGGGTCTCTGCCCACGAGCCTTTGGGGCAGCGAGTGCTCGAAGGCCCCACAGTCCATCCTCAGGGCCCAGGGGACACCAGAGGGACAGACAGGACTGGCCGAGAAGGACACATGGGCTGCTCCAGACCTGCAGCCGGCTGGGCAGGGGGAGTTTCTCCCCAGCGCAGTCTCCGTGTATCCCTGGCCCCCATGGGCACAGGCCCCCTCCCCTGCGGCCCTGAAGCGGCTGcgcggggctgggctggagccGCTGCCCCCGGTGCGGTTCAAAGTCCTGGGGCGGGGGCTCAGTCTGCAGCAGAGCATCCAGCACTCCTGGGCCACCGTGATGAGGAGCCTTGGGGCCGCACTGGGCTGTCTGTGCACCACAGGGAGCTCGGAACCCACCGACACCGTGGAGCAGGACCAGATGGTGCATCTGGATCTCCAGCGCAGGGCTGACGTGCCCTTGCACACCACGGAGGAGGTGGTGTGA